The following proteins are co-located in the Ficedula albicollis isolate OC2 chromosome 27, FicAlb1.5, whole genome shotgun sequence genome:
- the GHDC gene encoding GH3 domain-containing protein: MLPAVAVAAVAVVAVAVAVAVPVLRHRLVHSALRRAGGRYRRRLEALCSDVRLSQERRLRHLLRTGTGTGTAGGWEEFQQRHPLGQPCREEAPGDAVPPMWLWVLLPGCWDCDPRLQGSLLYLDALGTTFPRALARRGTALLHWTPGCPRAPAGWPLPTVYCTPAAAGTLPSRAVALRLQLLFALRQRELHVLEAGLAAELHDALMALRTEWPQLARELALGRLSPQPGLPEGVQRQLQALLTPDAARAAELRAECARGFEGILLRLWPQLEVVVVRMVHGSERLYCNSLLQAECQGLPFYCPFYQAAGALLGVNLWPAEPEPRFLLCPDWAFCEFLPCLANKEPQTVLLDELLEGREYGLVVTAQPGEYRCCTGEVLKVAGFHKQCPMVEPVRRESQTLSVRGEDIPEEQFCQSLCRTLRIWPGARLIDYACVESSLLGDFSGPCAPHYEVFMELQGLRDLSEEQRYKLDQCLQEDFPIYKSFRFKGSIGPLRLHLVRPGTFTRLRETLGSPKPMPRVLHEEQLLQLVQGSIIS; the protein is encoded by the exons CGGTGGCGGTCGCGGCGGTGGCGGTGGTGGCCGTGGCCGTGGCCGTGGCTGTCCCCGTGCTGCGACACCGCCTGGTCCATTCGGCGCTGCGCCGCGCCGGGGGCCGGTACCGACGGCGGCTGGAGGCTCTGTGCAGCGACGTGCGGCTGAGCCAGGAGCGGCGGCTGCGGCACCTGCTGcgcaccggcaccggcaccggcacgGCCGGCG GCTGGGAAGAGTTCCAGCAGCGGCATCCCCTGGGGCAGCCCTGTCGGGAGGAAGCGCCGGGGGATGCGGTTCCCCCGATGTGGCTCTGGGTTCTGCTCCCCGGCTGCTGGGACTGCGACCCTCGGCTGCAG GGGTCCCTGCTCTACCTGGATGCCCTCGGCACCACCTTTCCACGGGCGCTGGCCCGCCGGGGCACGGCCCTGCTGCACTGGACCCCTGGCTGTCCCCGCGCCCCGGCGGGGTGGCCTCTGCCCACCGTGTACTGCACGCCGGCCGCAGCGGGCACCCTGCCCTCGCGGGCCGTAGCGCTgcggctgcagctgctctttgccCTGCGGCAGCGTGAGCTGCAtgtgctggaggctgggctggcagccgAGCTGCACGACGCGTTGATGGCCCTGCGAACTGAATGGCCCCAACTGGCCCGGGAGCTGGCGCtgggcaggctgagcccccagcccggGCTGCCTGAGGGGGTGCAGCGCCaactgcaggcactgctgacCCCTGATGCTGCCCGGGCAGCTGAGCTCCGTGCTGAGTGCGCCCGTGGCTTCGAGGGCATCCTGCTGCGTCTGTGGCCACAGctggaggtggtggtggtgaggATGGTGCATGGCTCAGAGCGGCTCTATTGCAACtccctcctccaggctgagtgccaggggctgcccttCTACTGCCCCTTCTaccaggcagcaggag CCCTGCTTGGTGTAAACCTGTGGCCAGCGGAGCCAGAGCCCCGattcctgctgtgccctgacTGGGCTTTCTGCGagttcctgccctgcctggccaACAAGGAGCCACAGACggtgctgctggatgagctCTTGGAGGGACGCGAGTACGGGCTGGTTGTgacagcccagccaggagagtACAG GTGCTGTACTGGGGAGGTGCTGAAGGTGGCTGGCTTCCACAAGCAGTGTCCCATGGTGGAACCTGTGCGCAG agagagCCAGACACTGAGCGTGCGAGGGGAGGACATCCCTGAGGAGCAGTTCTGCCAGAGCCTGTGCCGCACCCTGAGGATATGGCCAGGAGCTCGCCTGATTGACTACGCCTGTGTGGAGAGCAGCCTGCTGG GTGACTTTTCGGGGCCCTGTGCCCCCCACTATGAGGTGTTCATGGAGCTGCAGGGCCTGCGAGACCTGTCAGAGGAGCAGCGCTACAAG CTGGACCAGTGTCTCCAGGAGGATTTCCCCATCTACAAATCCTTCCGCTTCAAGGGCAGCATTGGGCCCCTGCGCCTGCACCTGGTGAGGCCCGGGACCTTCACCCGGCTGCGGGAGACGCTGGGCTCCCCCAAGCCCATGCCCAGGGTCCTGCAcgaagagcagctgctgcagcttgtCCAGGGATCAATCATCTCCTAG